One Castanea sativa cultivar Marrone di Chiusa Pesio chromosome 4, ASM4071231v1 DNA window includes the following coding sequences:
- the LOC142630956 gene encoding ABC transporter I family member 10, with protein sequence MNHSTLFRASAALFPPPHSTSSSRTNVTDNIAIDGRNVNFSITTRQGKVVPILRDCSLRIPSGQFWMLLGPNGCGKSTLLKILAGVLSPTNGSVYVKRPKSFVFQNPDHQVVMPTVEADVAFGLGKFNLTCGEVRSRVSKALDAVGMSDYIQRSVQTLSGGQKQRVAIAGALAEACKVLLLDELTTFLDENDQIGVIKAVRNSLDSSEEVTALWVTHRLEELEYADGAVYMENGEVVMQGDAASILDFIRVRQSAYIKQINS encoded by the exons ATGAATCACTCTACTCTCTTCCGCGCCTCTGCTGCTCTTTTCCCGCCTCCTCACTCTACCTCTTCCTCCAG GACTAATGTTACCGACAACATTGCCATTGACGGTCGGAATGTGAATTTCTCGATCACGACGAGGCAGGGAAAAGTCGTGCCGATTCTTCGGGACTGTTCGCTTCGAATCCCTTCTGGACAGTTCTGGATGCTTCTTGGACCCAACGGTTGTGGAAAATCTACCCTCTTGAAG ATCTTGGCTGGTGTTTTGAGTCCCACGAATGGAAGCGTGTACGTGAAGCGGCCAAAGAGTTTTGTTTTCCAAAATCCAGACCACCAG GTAGTGATGCCTACAGTAGAAGCTGATGTGGCATTTGGTCTTGGAAAGTTCAATTTGACCTGTGGTGAGGTTAGATCCAGAGTGTCTAAAGCTTTGGATGCTGTTGGCATGTCTGACTATATACAG AGGTCTGTTCAAACTCTCAGTGGTGGTCAGAAGCAGAGGGTTGCAATTGCTGGTGCTTTAGCTGAAGCTTGCAAAGTGCTGTTATTGGATGAGCTCACAACATTTTTAGATGAAAATGATCAg ATCGGGGTGATTAAAGCAGTAAGAAATTCTTTGGATAGTTCTGAAGAAGTTACAGCATTGTGGGTGACCCATCGTTTGGAAGAACTCGAGTATGCCGATGGTGCTGTTTACATGGAGAATGGGGAAGTTGTCATGCAAGGTGATGCAGCAAGTATTCTGGATTTTATTAGAGTTAGGCAATCTGCTTACATCAAACAAATCAATTCTTGA
- the LOC142632479 gene encoding uncharacterized protein LOC142632479: protein MVSTLIDCDTRRWKADLVKSLFFPFEARTILNIQISYNLPEDKIIWVGNNKGVFTVKSAYYMALNMVDSSEEGESSYGDPRDLLWRKVWHLHIPSKVRIFAWRACVDALPTMVNLQNRGIWENDLCPCCGKDSEMIFHSLVNCEVARRVWDNWESQVIENWNQVAFESICQLPSQIWSFAKRYLHDYRGARLTLSMSPAAKNSRWTPPPPGVLKIKVDGATSEDGINSSVGAIIRDSCGAVIGACCKYLQGQYSVAEVEAIAVESGILLARHMRISQVIIELDADLLLIVLRRCSLMEVLAI, encoded by the exons ATGGTCTCGACACTTATTGATTGTGATACTAGAAGGTGGAAAGCAGATCTTGTCAAGTCTCTATTTTTTCCATTTGAAGCAAGGACCATCCTTAACATTCAAATAAGCTATAATCTCCCGGAGGATAAAATTATATGGGTTGGCAACAATAAGGGTGTTTTCACTGTCAAAAGTGCCTACTATATGGCCCTTAATATGGTGGACTCATCAGAGGAGGGGGAAAGCTCCTATGGGGACCCTAGAGACCTTTTATGGAGGAAAGTATGGCACCTGCATATCCCATCAAAGGTTAGAATCTTTGCTTGGAGAGCATGTGTGGATGCTCTTCCAACAATGGTGAACCTGCAAAATAGAGGTATTTGGGAAAATGATTTGTGTCCTTGTTGTGGAAAAGATTCGGAGATGATTTTTCACTCACTCGTCAACTGTGAGGTAGCTAGAAGGGTTTGGGATAATTGGGAGAGCCAAGTTATTGAGAACTG GAATCAAGTTGCCTTTGAATCAATTTGCCAATTACCAAGTCAAATATGGAGTTTTGCCAAGAGGTACCTTCACGATTATAGAGGCGCTCGGCTAACACTAAGTATGAGTCCAGCAGCAAAAAATAGTAGATGGACTCCTCCACCTCCTGGAGTGCTCAAGATCAAAGTAGATGGGGCGACTTCTGAGGATGGTATAAATTCTAGTGTTGGAGCTATCATTAGAGATTCTTGTGGAGCAGTCATAGGTGCTTGCTGTAAATACCTCCAAGGCCAATATTCAGTAGCAGAAGTGGAAGCTATTGCTGTGGAATCTGGGATTTTGTTGGCCCGACACATGAGGATTTCTCAAGTTATCATTGAATTGGATGCTGATCTATTGTTAATAGTATTAAGGAGATGTTCACTGATGGAAGTCTTGGCCATCTGA